The proteins below come from a single Spirochaetota bacterium genomic window:
- a CDS encoding 6-hydroxymethylpterin diphosphokinase MptE-like protein translates to MKALEENLTLLAGDARNRTSIPAIRDAVHDPDVTVSSISTVSVSYRGQPLVSRYDPVRESRAFIDAAVSGRGYIASAVFIGAGGMYHIEEYAARYPHHRFIIIEKNASLLRELFSARIMPFLSRAVVIAGASAADAARTVDADIADYRIDVTAFITHPRSMHTAPEYYRELETLIATLTKRKLMSMTTYYYFASRWAMNTACNTRQRSARTLSALRGMLRGKRPALIVGGGPTVDERAADVRALASSCSVIAVATAAAPLMKHGIRPDLVITTDGGFYSSLHLTVLRGTDIPVIAALSAYGIPLRSMHELYFFSQGSVIERTIAPDMFELPMSGSVIVDALSIACFLDPSALYIAAADFGYPDERTHSAFGASYAVDTALSGKLTPLTACNEKRAGEAIAGHDHRGGLLRTSAILAAYRDAFASSLSAVAVPVYAVTPRSANLPISVWNGATPPAERAIPVRAPAATHDTGALIARLAALLDPCGKNDADALVTDDIAWEIAPFYIKRYLKDMTEANGTRLFHEVSTVVRGMLRVLDRHD, encoded by the coding sequence GATGCCGTTCACGACCCCGACGTCACTGTTTCATCTATCAGCACGGTGTCCGTGTCATATCGCGGTCAGCCGCTCGTGTCGAGGTATGATCCAGTGCGTGAGTCGCGCGCGTTCATCGATGCTGCCGTGAGCGGCCGGGGATATATCGCATCCGCGGTATTCATCGGCGCAGGCGGCATGTATCACATCGAGGAGTATGCTGCGCGATATCCGCATCATCGGTTCATCATCATCGAGAAGAACGCCTCGCTTCTGCGAGAGCTTTTCTCTGCACGGATCATGCCGTTCCTTTCCCGCGCCGTTGTTATTGCCGGCGCATCAGCCGCCGATGCCGCTCGCACCGTCGATGCGGACATCGCCGATTACCGTATCGATGTGACCGCGTTCATAACGCATCCGCGGAGCATGCACACCGCCCCGGAATACTATCGAGAGCTCGAGACGCTGATCGCAACGCTCACAAAACGCAAGCTCATGTCGATGACGACGTACTATTACTTTGCATCTCGCTGGGCCATGAACACCGCCTGTAATACACGGCAGCGCAGCGCCCGTACGTTATCCGCACTTCGAGGCATGCTCCGTGGAAAGCGGCCGGCGCTCATTGTCGGCGGAGGGCCTACCGTCGATGAGAGAGCGGCGGATGTCCGTGCACTCGCGTCTTCATGCTCGGTAATAGCGGTCGCAACTGCTGCAGCACCGCTCATGAAACACGGTATACGCCCGGACCTTGTCATCACTACCGACGGCGGTTTTTATTCATCGCTCCATCTCACGGTACTTCGCGGCACCGATATCCCTGTCATCGCGGCGCTGAGCGCCTACGGCATACCGCTTCGGTCGATGCATGAGCTCTATTTCTTTTCGCAGGGTTCTGTCATCGAGCGTACCATCGCCCCGGATATGTTCGAGCTGCCGATGTCCGGCAGTGTCATCGTCGATGCGCTCTCGATAGCGTGTTTTCTGGACCCGTCAGCCCTCTATATCGCTGCTGCCGATTTCGGATACCCTGACGAGCGTACGCACAGCGCATTCGGTGCGTCGTACGCAGTGGACACGGCATTGTCCGGGAAGCTTACGCCGCTCACGGCATGCAATGAGAAACGTGCGGGCGAAGCCATCGCGGGTCATGACCATCGCGGGGGACTGCTTCGTACAAGCGCTATCCTTGCCGCATATCGTGATGCGTTCGCGTCCTCACTTTCCGCTGTCGCTGTGCCCGTGTATGCCGTCACGCCTCGTTCGGCGAATCTTCCGATATCGGTGTGGAACGGAGCGACGCCGCCGGCAGAGCGTGCCATTCCCGTACGGGCACCGGCGGCGACCCATGACACAGGCGCCCTCATCGCACGGCTCGCCGCGCTTTTGGATCCCTGCGGGAAGAACGATGCCGATGCGCTTGTTACGGATGACATCGCCTGGGAGATAGCGCCGTTCTATATCAAGCGATATCTCAAAGATATGACCGAAGCGAACGGTACGCGGCTTTTCCATGAAGTGTCGACCGTCGTGAGGGGGATGCTCCGGGTGCTGGATCGACATGACTGA